The nucleotide sequence TCTCCCGAAGAAAACCCGTCGAGCGGCTTATTTGACATCCATTTCGATATCAATACAGAGAAATAGAGAGAAATAGCGAGAAATAGAGGCCACAGCACCTGTGTAGCTCTGTAGCGACagcaagaacaacaaaaaacaagtCGATTGCCATCGTCTTGGCAATTTTATTGGGCTTTATAGCCCGCAGTCAGTCACATACCGCCCGTTCTCGAGTTCGCCACGATTCTTTAAGCGTTTTCAGTTTGCAGAGCACTCCCAAGAATTCGTAATTTGCATATATAGAACCGGAGATATATGCAGAGATTCCGACTGAGCGTAGCATGTTCAACGAACTGAGTCAGCCGCCTTGAAATTCTGCGCAAAAAAGTGAGTACTACCAGTTGTGAACCGAATTTCTAATCATCATCATTTAGCAAAACAGGCTAGGATGGCTACGATTGTGGAGAAAGTCCGTCGCGTCTTGGACGCCAAAGATCTAGGCGACATCACAACGGAACTGTGTGACTTTTCGCTAAAAGAACAGAATGCCACCGCCGAGGCCCAAGGAGTACAGCCCTCATCAGCCTCCGATTTTGTGCCCATTCTTGGCCAAACAGTCACCTACATTGTGGCCTGTGTGCTGATCAACGAGCACGACGAGCTGCTCATGATCGAGGAGGCCAAACAGAGCTGTGCAGGTGAGGAGGGTATTCCAAGAACCAAATACCACATACCCAAAACCACACCTCTAGAACCCGCTAACGTTGCACTCTATTGACCAGGCAAGTGGTACTTACCCGCAGGCCGCATGGAGCGGGGCGAATCCATCACTGAGGCAGCCGCCAGGGAAGTTTTCGAGGAGACCGGTCTGAATGCGGAGCTGACCACTTTACTTGCCGTAGAGGCGGCTGGTGGCTCTTGGTTCCGCTTCGTGCTCACTGGACGCATCACGGGCGGCCGACTTAAAACGCCAGCGGACGCAGATGCCGAGTCTATCCAGGCGAGATGGGTGCGTAACCCCAAGGAGGTGCCTCTTCGGGCCAACGATATACTCAACATTATTGACATTGGTCGAGCCTACCACCAGGGACAGAAGGTTGCGGCTAACCCTTCTCCCTGGCACGGCAACATACTGCCCACACGCTATTCGCACAAGCGGAACTATCTTCGAGTTCTGGCCGTGGCTAGGAAGCGGGCTCATAACTCTCTGAACATTCTGGTAAGCGAGAAGAATGCCCACCACTTCCCCACGGTTGAACTGCATCCGAATCGAAGCTTGCATTCTACACTGCGCAAGTTTATGATTGAGATTTTTGGCGCGGAATTGCCACAGCATAGACCTCATGGTTTACTTAGTGTTGAACACTCGCCTTCGGAGCAGGAGAACAAAGATGGTATATGCCTGAATCTGCTGGTGGCTTTCCGACCGCCTCTGGAGGAAATCTCCCTAATCGGCAAGTGCATTTGGCAGGAGCTGGGAGCACCACTCGATGAGATGTTGGGACGCATTGTCAGCAGCAAGAACGCCTCTATTCCGCTTAACGTTGTGCGTTAAATGCCTTATAGTTTAAAACTAGAGTAATCTGTCCTAATCTATGGT is from Drosophila suzukii chromosome 3, CBGP_Dsuzu_IsoJpt1.0, whole genome shotgun sequence and encodes:
- the LOC108010631 gene encoding 8-oxo-dGDP phosphatase NUDT18, whose product is MATIVEKVRRVLDAKDLGDITTELCDFSLKEQNATAEAQGVQPSSASDFVPILGQTVTYIVACVLINEHDELLMIEEAKQSCAGKWYLPAGRMERGESITEAAAREVFEETGLNAELTTLLAVEAAGGSWFRFVLTGRITGGRLKTPADADAESIQARWVRNPKEVPLRANDILNIIDIGRAYHQGQKVAANPSPWHGNILPTRYSHKRNYLRVLAVARKRAHNSLNILVSEKNAHHFPTVELHPNRSLHSTLRKFMIEIFGAELPQHRPHGLLSVEHSPSEQENKDGICLNLLVAFRPPLEEISLIGKCIWQELGAPLDEMLGRIVSSKNASIPLNVVR